In the genome of Treponema pedis, one region contains:
- a CDS encoding energy-coupling factor transporter transmembrane component T: protein MNAKKLILDPRTKLFLVIAMGASITIVVPLYVEILSILLFAVLFITNGQIKTAVKLTVFFLFLASLTYVPHHISFVRNIVLPISFMVRRFMMPIVAGKYLIDSTPVGLLMNALEKLRLPYSLVITLAVMFRFFPTLSEEYAHIKNAMKMRGIGLNMLNIIRRPLLTLEYVMVPLISSASRIGDELAAAGHTKGVDAPFKKIRYKTAHFTAADAVISGYIIAVLAAAVFSRVAI from the coding sequence ATGAATGCGAAAAAATTAATACTGGATCCGAGAACAAAATTATTTTTAGTGATTGCAATGGGGGCATCGATTACGATTGTCGTTCCGCTGTATGTAGAAATTTTAAGCATACTGCTTTTTGCGGTTTTGTTTATAACAAACGGGCAAATAAAGACGGCTGTAAAATTAACGGTTTTCTTTTTATTTCTTGCAAGTTTGACGTATGTACCGCATCATATTTCTTTCGTGCGGAATATCGTTTTACCGATTTCATTTATGGTACGTCGTTTTATGATGCCGATAGTTGCGGGTAAATATTTAATTGACTCAACTCCGGTCGGGCTTTTAATGAATGCCCTCGAAAAATTGAGGCTGCCGTATTCCCTTGTCATTACCCTTGCCGTTATGTTCCGCTTTTTCCCGACTTTAAGCGAAGAATATGCGCATATCAAAAATGCCATGAAGATGCGCGGTATAGGTTTAAATATGCTGAATATTATACGCCGTCCGCTTTTAACCCTTGAATATGTAATGGTGCCGTTAATTTCTTCCGCTTCACGAATCGGCGATGAGCTTGCAGCGGCAGGACACACCAAGGGGGTCGATGCGCCTTTTAAAAAAATCAGATATAAAACGGCACATTTTACCGCCGCCGATGCCGTTATTTCCGGTTACATTATTGCGGTATTAGCGGCGGCCGTATTCTCGAGGGTAGCCATATGA